One genomic segment of Hordeum vulgare subsp. vulgare chromosome 2H, MorexV3_pseudomolecules_assembly, whole genome shotgun sequence includes these proteins:
- the LOC123428099 gene encoding protein FATTY ACID EXPORT 7-like, producing the protein MALLATTPLLAPLAFSPAPISASQSSLLFLRAPAPALLSLRSASPGARLLAAVASKEPELGGGGSEGGDGAGSGGGGGGGSDPQGGGDEEEEEKMGDGLSMSQKLTLAYAALVGAGGVMGYMKSGSQKSLAAGGISALVLFFVHTQLPVRPVFASAIGLGISAALLSVMGSRFKKSGKIFPAGVVSLLSLVMVGGYAHGIMRSSHV; encoded by the exons ATGGCCCTCCTCGCCACGACCCCACTCCTCGCGCCCCTCGCCTTCTCCCCGGCCCCGATCTCCGCCTCCCAGAGCTCCCTCCTCTTCCTGCGCGCGCCCGCCCCGGCCCTCCTCTCGCtccgctccgcctcccccggcgcCCGCCTCCTCGCGGCCGTCGCGTCCAAGGAGCCCGAGCTCGGCGGCGGCGGATCGGAAGGCGGAGACGGTGCGGGATCTGGGGGCGGAGGCGGCGGGGGAAGCGACCCGCAGGGGGgcggggacgaggaggaggaggagaagatggggGACGGGCTCTCCATGTCGCAGAAGCTCACCCTCGCCTACGCTGCGCTCGTCGGAG CTGGTGGAGTAATGGGCTACATGAAGAGCGGAAGCCAGAAATCGCTGGCTGCAGGAGGCATATCGGCCCTGGTGCTGTTCTTCGTTCACACTCAACTACCAGTGAGACCAGTCTTTGCGTCGGCGATCGGGTTAG GCATATCGGCTGCACTGCTGTCAGTCATGGGATCTCGCTTCAAGAAGTCTGGAAAGATATTCCCAGCAGGCGTCGTGTCCCTTCTTTCCTTGGTCATGGTCGGCGGCTACGCCCATGGGATTATGCGTAGCTCGCATGTGTGA
- the LOC123428100 gene encoding protein TIFY 3-like: MDLLERSATTIKPEAGEAQCKEGERKEQEQQETQQQGRPPLANGSSRSGMLPMSSPPANPGQLTIFYGGSVCVYDSVPPEKAQAIMLIAAAAAAASKSNGPAAVKPPVMSATNAIQAMLTRSLSLQSTSVANGQPQPAADPSSICKLQADLPIARRHSLQRFLEKRRDRVVSKAPYGTGKPSEGMGASGMEAVAEGKAQ, translated from the exons ATGGATCTGCTGGAGAGGAGCGCCACCACTATTAAGCCGGAGGCGGGGGAGGCCCAGTGCAAGGAAGGCGAGAGGAAGGAGCAGGAGCAGCAGGAGACCCAGCAGCAAGGCAGACCCCCGCTCGCCAACGGCAGCAGCAG GTCTGGAATGTTGCCAATGTCGAGCCCTCCAGCAAATCCGGGACAGCTTACCATCTTTTATGGTGGGTCAGTATGTGTATATGACTCAGTGCCACCAGAGAAG GCCCAAGCAATCATGCTtattgcagcagcagcagctgcagcCTCAAAAAGCAATGGCCCCGCTGCTGTTAAGCCTCCAGTGATGTCTGCGACCAATGCTATCCAAGCTATGCTTACGCGGTCGCTCTCACTCCAGAGCACTTCTGTAGCAAATGGACAACCTCAGCCTGCCGCTGATCCTAGCTCGATTTGCAAGCTTCAGGCTG ATCTTCCCATCGCCAGGAGACACTCCCTTCAGCGCTTCCTGGAGAAACGTCGTGACAG GGTGGTGAGCAAAGCTCCCTACGGCACCGGGAAGCCGTCGGAAGGCATGGGAGCCTCTGGGATGGAGGCGGTCGCGGAGGGAAAGGCCCAGTAA